One Candidatus Nitrososphaera evergladensis SR1 genomic window, CTTTACGACGTCTTCATCGAGAACCTTGAACTGGAAACCCATCACCTCCCTTTCGTAGATCCTGAGCTCTTCGACGAACCGGCCGGTTTCGTCGTCAAACGAATTGGCCTTGTACGTGCCAAGGCCGGCTACCTTGCGCGCGTGGTCGGCGATAAGCATTGTCAATGCCGCTTCAGTTCCACCCGCGGAGCGTATCGGCCCGGCAAAAGACACCGACAGGTACTGCGAGCCGTCGGCGTTGTTCTTTATCGTGACGTCGGATATTCCCTGCAGAGGGGCAACCGTCACGCCCTCTGTCACCACCGCAAGCGATACCCTAACTGCATTGTCAAGCCGCGTGCGCAGGTCGCCCGTGCCGTACTCGCCCTTGGCGATCTCTTCTGCTATCTTTAACGCGGCCTTTTCTTTCGTGGTCTGGCCGAGGAGTGCGCGCAATCGCTCGGCGATCTCAATGTTGTGCATCTTGGCGACCCTGTCTGCCAGGTCAAACGCTATCTTGGGTTCTACTACGTCGGCGACGTCTATTCCTTTGCGCCGGGCCCTTAGCGCGTGTTCATAGTATTTCTGCACGCTTGCCAGGATGTCATGCTGGTACCGCCGGTAGTACGCCGGCATCCTTATGTCCTTGAGACGGGCCTCGCCTTCGGAGAGCATCATATCTTCTTCTTAGTGCGCCTGACGCATAGCCTTCACCATAGAAGATAACTTTTGCTGCCAGTCGCCGTCTTTCTCTATCATCGTGCCCACTACAATGACGTCGGCGCCTGCCTTCGCTATCTGGCCTGCCGTCTCTGGCGTCTTGATGCCGCCGCCGACGATCAGGATTCCCTCGTAGTACTTTCTCACCGCGGCCACCATCTCGGGCGTGACGTTCTGGGATGCGCCTGAGCCAGCCTCAAGGTAAACAAACCTCATGCCCATATACTGCGCGGCAAGGGAATACATCACTGCTAGGTTTGGCTTGTGGGACGGTATCCCCCTTGCCCTGCCGACAAACCAGGCTGCAGTCCCTTCTCCCACTATTACGTACGCAGTCGGCAGGGGTTCGATGCCGTGCTTTTTGACGGCAAGGGCGCCAAGCGCCTGGGCCCCGGTGATGAAATATGGGTCTTCGGAGTTTAGCAGCGAGCTAAAAAGTATCGCGTCGGCCTTGGGTGATACGCCTGTGACATTTCCGGGGAACAATATCACGGGTATCTTGACGGCGCCCTTGATGTCACTTACCACCTTGGCAAGCTCCATCTGGTCGGTTGCAGACGACCCGCCGACCAGGACTGCAGAAGCGCCGGCGGCCTCCACCTTTCTAGCAATAGATGTTACTACATCATTATTTGTCGAATTTTCAGAGTCGATTAATGGAAAACAGATCGTCCCGTGCTTTTTTATCTCTTCTCTGAGATAGGTTTCTACCTTTCCAACTGCTGGTACAGCCGCCACCACGCCTCCTTTTGAAATGGGTCAGCCATTTTAAAGTTTGACGTACACGGTTGGCAGCAGTATGCAAAGTTTAATAGCAGATGCACTATACAGATTTGTATAGTAGGCATGGCCGGGTCTGATTCCAAATCTAGCAAACTTTTGACAGAAATCATAGCAAATTCTTTATTTACACCCCGTCAAGTTTCCATAATTTCTAAAAGGCTGCAGGGCGGGGGGAGGCCGCCAAACATGACTTCGGGCGCGTATTACAGGCAGGTAAAGCAGTGCAGGGACAAGGCGATAGCCGTTCTTTACAGCGCAATACTTCTGCAATCGTCGGGGGCCCTGCAGCCGGAGGCGCTGAGCGCGATGGCCCGCCTTGCAGACCAGCTGAGCGTGATATTTGCTTCAGAGGGAAGTAGTGATGTCTTTGATCAGGCACGCATGGACGACGTGATGTCTGTGATGGACACGCTGGTAAAAAGAGTGTGCAAATTGTAAAAGAAGTTTGGTCCGTAACATTAAATCACGGCTTCTGCACGCACATGTCGTGACATGATCCTGGATCTTCCCCTTAACATCACTATCGACCTTGGAATCGTGATATTGGGTGTGCTGTTTTACGCAGGCGGCCTTGTGACCGTGATGGCGCTGCGCAGGTTTAGAGAAGCTGCAAAGCGTGACGATAATAGCTATCACGCCGACGACGCAGTTGTGGAAGCCGTCGTGCTCGAATACACGCGCCGCCTGAAGGATTATGACCGTGTGATAGCGGAGATGCGCACAAAGCTTGACATTGTTGAGGTAAAAACACAGGCGCTTGTACAGCAGCCTCACGTCATGGTCCAGCAGCAACCGTCGTCACCCATGTCACAGCAACAGGCACCTCACGCGCAGTCCGTGAGTGAGCCCGTAACAGTCACGCAGCATCCGCCGGCTGTCACGACGACAGTGGCAGTAGAAGTCGAGGACGGCAGTGGCGGACAGAGCAACAATGGCACCATAGACTATATCCTGAAGCTTTTGGTGGAAAGGCCCCGCACCTCAAGGGAGGTCCAGCACGCAATAGGCAGAACAAGAGAGCACACCGCCCGCCTCATGAAAAAGCTGCACGAAAGCGGCCTGGTGAGCAGGGATGTCAACAGCAAGCCGTTCCGCTACAACATCACTGAAGCCGGTCGTACGAGATTGACGAAGGAGAGGCCTTCTGCTGCTCAGGCACCCAAGATCCAGCAGGCTTAGCGGTCCTGTATATCCATTCCTTGCCCTGGCGGTTTCTCATGAGGCGGCCACGCTCGGCGTACCTCGACAGGTACGTTGAGATGATGCTCAGCTTGATAGGCTCGTTAAAAGTGTCCTCGTACAGCTCCAAGATGTCAGATGAAGTAAAGCTGCCGTACGGAAACTTGCTCTCAACAAGCGCCCATATCCTGTCGCCTACCGAGGCAGGATGAACATTAGCCCTGCCAAATTCGCCTTCCAGGTTGCCATGAGCAGTAGTGGTGGTGGCGCCTTCGCCCTCGATGTTGAGGAGATCCATAAACTCGACTATCTTTAGTATCTTGTCCTTTGAGATATTACCTTCCAGGGAAAGGTTGTACTTGCTTCCCTCGGCGTCTTCCAGTTCAATGCGGAACTTTTTCCTTCCCGGCATGAAAAGTAATAGCAGTCCAGCTGATATCACCTTAACACTTAACAGAGCGTGTGCCATTGTTGATAACAACCAGCTTAGCTATTGTTAGCTTGACATGAGACGAACGCTCTTTTCGTTAACAAAACCTGCCAGTTAACCATTTTTGTTGTTGCTAAAGGCTGTTTTCTAGTTCCAGTGGAAATAGAGGGGTCCACTCTGCCCATGTTAACAGCGTTAATCGTTACCTTAACGCTCCAGTGGAAACAAAGGGGTCTTTTTCTTGCCCTTTTCCAGTTAATCGATCGATGGTGTTAACCTGCTGTTATAATCGACGATTGTTTATACATACAGCCACCCCTTGCTTTCCTTTCCAGAACCCTTCTCATTAATTCCGGTCTACCAACTGTACAAGCTGACACCAAAACTAGTACAAGTTGATTTGAGGGTTTAAAACTGCCCTGTTAACGTAACTGTTAAGACAACCTTAACAAACCTGCATTCTGGAAAGGAAAGACAGGGGTGTGGGTGGAAGAATAAGAAGATGAGCAGCGGCGACATCGACAACATATTTGACAGGGCGGCAAGCGGCAAGTCGCTCGTCAAGAAAAGGGAGACTCTGACCATTGATTACGTGCCGGAAAAGCTGCCGTTCCGGGACAGGGAAGCAACGGCGCTTGCACAGACGCTGTCGACCGTTTTCAAGGGGGCACGGCCGTCGAACTTGCTGCTGTTTGGCAAGCCGGGAACCGGCAAGACTGCAGTCGTAAGAACCGTAGTGGACAGGCTGAAGAAAAAATCCGGCGAGCTTGGCATTACCGTAAACGTTCCTATAATCAACGCAAAACTTGCTAACAGCGCCTACAAGATGCTGTTTGAAATCGCAGAGAACCTTGGCCTGAACAAGGAGGAAAAAAAAGTCGTCCACTTTACCGGGCTTTCGATGGGCGAAGCAACGGACCGCATCCTGCAGTTCATACAAAATAAAAAGATGCACGTCATCCTTGTCATCGATGAAATCGACTCGCTGGTAGACAGAAACGGGGACGACGTGCTCTATTCT contains:
- a CDS encoding geranylgeranylglyceryl/heptaprenylglyceryl phosphate synthase, producing MVAAVPAVGKVETYLREEIKKHGTICFPLIDSENSTNNDVVTSIARKVEAAGASAVLVGGSSATDQMELAKVVSDIKGAVKIPVILFPGNVTGVSPKADAILFSSLLNSEDPYFITGAQALGALAVKKHGIEPLPTAYVIVGEGTAAWFVGRARGIPSHKPNLAVMYSLAAQYMGMRFVYLEAGSGASQNVTPEMVAAVRKYYEGILIVGGGIKTPETAGQIAKAGADVIVVGTMIEKDGDWQQKLSSMVKAMRQAH
- a CDS encoding helix-turn-helix domain-containing protein — translated: MILDLPLNITIDLGIVILGVLFYAGGLVTVMALRRFREAAKRDDNSYHADDAVVEAVVLEYTRRLKDYDRVIAEMRTKLDIVEVKTQALVQQPHVMVQQQPSSPMSQQQAPHAQSVSEPVTVTQHPPAVTTTVAVEVEDGSGGQSNNGTIDYILKLLVERPRTSREVQHAIGRTREHTARLMKKLHESGLVSRDVNSKPFRYNITEAGRTRLTKERPSAAQAPKIQQA